A genome region from Clupea harengus unplaced genomic scaffold, Ch_v2.0.2, whole genome shotgun sequence includes the following:
- the mmd2a gene encoding monocyte to macrophage differentiation factor 2a has translation MDFKKTKYGRFMNCRVPSTKRYQPTEYEHAANCATHGLWIIPSILGGSLLYFQSDDHWKALTAWMYGSGLSGLFIMSTMFHTVSWKKSHLRTVEQRFHMCDRMAIYFFIAASYAPWLNLRELGPLAAQMRWMVWVMACVGSAYVFFFHERYKIAELLCYITMGVVPALVLLSMANWEGVLELSVGGVFYCLGVVFFKSDGVIPFAHAIWHVFVAIGAGVHYYAIYAYLYSTGTRYMKTSR, from the exons ATGGATTTTAAGAAGACCAAGTATGGAAG ATTCATGAACTGTAGAGTTCCCTCCACCAAGAGGTACCAGCCCACAGAATACGAACATGCTGCCAACTGTGCCACGCATGGG ctttggATAATTCCAAGCATCCTGGGCGGGTCTCTGCTGTACTTCCAGTCTGATGACCACTGGAAGGCCCTCACGGCCTGGATGTACGGCAGCGGGTTGTCTGGCTTGTTCATCATGTCAACCATGTTCCACACCGTATCCTGGAAGAAAAGTCACCTCAG GACCGTGGAGCAGCGCTTTCACATGTGCGACCGGATGGCCATCTACTTCTTCATAGCTGCTTCCTATGCCCCCTG GCTCAACCTTAGAGAGCTGGGGCCCCTGGCTGCTCAGATGCGCTGGATGGTGTGGGTCATGGCCTGCGTCGGCTCCGCATACGTCTTCTTCTTTCATGAGAG gTATAAGATTGCGGAGCTGCTCTGTTACATAACCATGGGTGTTGTCCCTGCCTTGGTGCTACTGTCCATG GCGAACTGGGAAGGTGTGCTGGAACTTTCCGTGGGCGGCGTCTTCTACTGCCTCGGCGTCGTCTTCTTCAAGAGCGACGGCGTAATTCCTTTTGCCCACGCTATCTGGCACGTCTTTGTTGCCATAGGAGCGGGCGTACACTACTACGCCATCTATGCCTATCTGTACTCGACAGGGACCAGATACATGAAGACATCTAGGTGA